From Chitinophagaceae bacterium, the proteins below share one genomic window:
- a CDS encoding DedA family protein: MKLPFQKYIERIKNKPAYKVFRGQYGFFIALFFLAVIPILVSSNFIFLLQSNNHWFEDISISFYIIFFIISFLTMTFALIPTTVVAILTGHYLGWEAFPGLLIAYTLAAIAGLYFGRFLNTLLSSKRLIELPELQPFRENIRKNALPVIIFGRLSPVLPFAMMNVAFASLNPPFRSYLLGSIAGMLPRTLLFFYAGMQTTQIWAFLRSPSLRDGLELVPVFLVIFSTIGMIIVIKKILRN, translated from the coding sequence TTGAAATTACCCTTTCAGAAATATATTGAAAGAATAAAGAATAAACCGGCCTATAAAGTTTTCAGAGGTCAGTATGGGTTTTTTATAGCCTTATTTTTTTTGGCTGTTATTCCGATTTTAGTGTCTTCCAATTTCATTTTTTTGTTACAGTCAAATAATCATTGGTTTGAAGATATTAGTATTTCATTCTATATTATCTTTTTTATCATCAGCTTTTTAACAATGACTTTTGCGTTAATACCAACGACGGTAGTGGCTATTTTAACAGGCCATTACTTAGGTTGGGAGGCATTTCCCGGTCTATTGATTGCATATACTTTAGCTGCAATAGCCGGGTTGTATTTCGGTAGGTTTCTCAATACTTTATTATCCTCAAAAAGACTAATTGAACTACCTGAATTACAACCCTTTAGAGAGAATATCAGAAAAAATGCATTACCGGTAATTATTTTTGGAAGACTTTCTCCTGTTTTACCTTTTGCAATGATGAATGTCGCCTTTGCTTCTTTAAATCCTCCTTTTAGGAGTTATTTGCTGGGTAGTATCGCAGGAATGTTACCACGCACACTTTTATTTTTTTATGCGGGAATGCAAACTACGCAGATATGGGCTTTTTTAAGAAGTCCAAGTCTTAGGGATGGGTTAGAATTAGTGCCTGTTTTTTTGGTTATTTTTTCAACAATTGGCATGATAATAGTCATAAAAAAGATTTTAAGAAACTAA
- a CDS encoding SDR family oxidoreductase — translation MQTQKKAIVTGATSGIGKETVKALLNKDYQVIVPARNMEKAEDCLTYWNENDNGNNIDLMYCDLASLQSVREFSANYIKNHKTLDLLVNNAGIMDSKRVLSNEGHERMLAVNHLAPFLLTGLLIDIMPAGSRIVNVASEAHRAASFNATDINHAKGYNAFRVYGHSKLCNILFTNKLSEKLKNKSITVNSLHPGFVSTGLFENINSFLKKILSFFMIDAQKGAQTTIYLSLSDEVTDVTGKYFVKCKAKRPSRAALSQDNTNKLWVISEELTELRY, via the coding sequence ATGCAAACACAAAAAAAAGCTATAGTGACAGGTGCAACTTCAGGTATAGGTAAAGAGACGGTTAAGGCTCTTTTAAATAAAGATTATCAGGTAATCGTACCGGCCAGAAACATGGAAAAGGCAGAGGATTGTTTGACTTACTGGAATGAAAACGACAATGGTAATAATATTGATTTGATGTACTGTGATTTAGCCTCATTGCAATCTGTACGAGAATTTTCTGCAAATTATATTAAAAATCATAAAACCTTGGATCTACTGGTGAATAATGCAGGGATAATGGACAGCAAGAGAGTATTAAGCAATGAAGGTCATGAAAGAATGTTAGCAGTTAATCATCTAGCACCATTTCTATTAACCGGTTTGCTTATAGACATTATGCCAGCCGGTAGTCGCATAGTTAATGTAGCTTCAGAAGCACATAGAGCAGCTTCTTTTAATGCTACAGATATTAATCATGCAAAAGGTTATAATGCATTTCGGGTTTACGGTCATTCAAAGCTTTGTAATATTTTATTTACCAATAAACTTAGTGAAAAGTTAAAAAATAAAAGCATTACAGTGAACAGTTTGCACCCCGGCTTTGTTTCAACTGGGTTGTTTGAAAATATAAATTCATTTTTGAAAAAAATATTATCATTTTTTATGATAGACGCACAAAAAGGAGCTCAAACAACTATATATCTTTCACTTTCAGATGAAGTTACTGATGTGACAGGTAAATACTTTGTGAAGTGCAAAGCTAAAAGACCTTCAAGAGCAGCACTATCTCAGGATAACACGAACAAGCTTTGGGTGATTAGCGAAGAGTTGACAGAATTAAGATATTAA
- a CDS encoding ribonuclease HI, which produces MNVFMIKIYTDGSSKGNPGPGGYGVVMLYKDKERIISQGYRKTTNNRMELLAVITGLEAIKTEGWDVTIYSDSKYVIDAVEKKWVFGWAKKGFVKKKNKDLWTRFLKIYAKHNVKFIWVKGHSNNYYNERCDKLAVEAAESDNLLIDTYYESNESV; this is translated from the coding sequence ATTAATGTGTTTATGATAAAAATTTATACCGACGGCTCATCAAAAGGAAATCCCGGTCCGGGAGGCTATGGGGTAGTTATGCTCTATAAAGATAAAGAAAGAATTATTTCACAGGGCTATCGAAAAACTACAAACAACCGCATGGAGCTTTTGGCCGTAATTACCGGTTTAGAAGCAATTAAAACTGAAGGTTGGGATGTAACAATCTATTCAGATTCCAAATATGTAATAGATGCAGTTGAAAAAAAGTGGGTTTTTGGCTGGGCAAAAAAAGGATTTGTAAAAAAGAAGAATAAAGATTTATGGACGCGTTTTTTAAAAATTTATGCAAAACACAATGTGAAATTCATCTGGGTAAAAGGACATAGCAACAACTACTATAATGAACGCTGCGATAAACTCGCTGTTGAAGCAGCAGAATCTGATAATTTATTGATAGACACCTACTATGAAAGCAATGAATCAGTCTAA
- a CDS encoding class 1 fructose-bisphosphatase, with protein sequence MTDHIYGREVITLNEFIFQRQKDFTYATGELTSLLTDIGIAAKIVNREVNKAGLVDILGNVGLQNVQGELVKKLDVFANEQFISSLASGGQCAGIASEENEDFVSLENEQSQHAKYIVTIDPLDGSSNIDVNVSIGTIFSIYRRKSSGKKCEVEDFLQKGTEQVAAGYIIYGSSTMLVFTTGKGVNGFTLDPSIGEFCLSHPSLQIPEEASVYSINQGYYHSFSEGVKQFIDDCQKQEKPCSLRYIGSMVADIHRNLIQGGIFIYPATKSQPSGKLRLLYECNPIAFIVEQAGGIADSGSGRIMEIEPKKLHERTPIFTGSKNMVNKALKYLHQFEMS encoded by the coding sequence ATGACTGACCATATTTACGGCCGTGAGGTTATAACTCTAAATGAATTTATTTTTCAGAGACAAAAAGATTTTACCTATGCTACGGGTGAGTTAACTTCTTTATTAACCGACATAGGAATTGCAGCTAAAATTGTTAACAGAGAAGTAAATAAAGCCGGGTTAGTAGATATACTCGGTAATGTTGGTTTACAAAATGTACAGGGTGAGTTGGTTAAAAAGTTAGATGTGTTTGCCAATGAACAATTTATATCTTCTTTAGCCAGTGGTGGCCAGTGTGCCGGAATTGCATCGGAAGAGAATGAAGATTTTGTTTCATTAGAAAATGAGCAGAGTCAGCACGCCAAATATATAGTAACCATTGACCCTTTAGATGGCTCCAGCAATATAGATGTAAATGTTTCTATAGGCACTATTTTTTCAATCTACAGGAGAAAATCTTCCGGAAAGAAGTGTGAAGTTGAAGATTTTTTGCAGAAAGGCACTGAGCAAGTCGCCGCAGGATATATAATTTATGGTTCATCGACCATGCTTGTTTTTACGACAGGGAAAGGTGTTAACGGTTTTACCTTAGATCCGTCTATTGGGGAGTTTTGTCTTTCTCATCCTTCATTGCAGATACCAGAAGAGGCCAGTGTTTATTCGATCAATCAGGGTTACTATCATTCTTTTTCCGAAGGTGTTAAGCAATTTATTGACGATTGTCAAAAACAAGAAAAGCCCTGTTCTTTAAGATATATTGGTTCTATGGTAGCAGATATTCATAGAAATTTAATTCAGGGTGGTATTTTTATTTATCCGGCTACAAAAAGTCAACCCTCCGGAAAGTTGAGGTTGTTATATGAATGTAATCCTATCGCTTTTATAGTGGAACAGGCAGGTGGTATAGCAGATAGTGGAAGTGGTCGAATTATGGAAATTGAGCCAAAGAAGTTACATGAACGAACGCCTATATTTACCGGCTCAAAGAATATGGTGAATAAAGCCTTGAAGTATCTTCATCAATTTGAGATGAGCTAA
- a CDS encoding GNAT family N-acetyltransferase: MKITTRKAEKEDVKGIYKLIEELAKYEKAAHEVKVTEEILRKDGFETFPPLFRVLLAENEEKEILGMAFYYTAYSTWKGKIIYLDDLVVNSTYRRSGIGKKLLDELKLIAKKDNCNQIRFHVLDWNQPAISFYEKEKVMLDPEWITCKIEDIQLQ, encoded by the coding sequence ATGAAAATTACCACTAGAAAGGCAGAAAAAGAGGATGTTAAGGGTATCTATAAGCTGATAGAAGAGTTAGCAAAATATGAGAAAGCAGCTCATGAAGTCAAAGTTACAGAAGAAATTCTGAGAAAAGACGGTTTTGAAACCTTCCCTCCTCTTTTCAGAGTTTTATTAGCTGAAAATGAGGAAAAAGAAATCTTGGGTATGGCTTTTTATTATACAGCCTACTCAACCTGGAAAGGTAAAATCATTTATTTAGATGATTTGGTGGTAAACAGTACTTACAGAAGATCAGGAATCGGTAAGAAACTACTGGATGAGTTAAAGCTAATTGCTAAAAAAGACAATTGCAATCAAATTCGCTTTCATGTTTTGGATTGGAATCAGCCGGCTATTTCATTTTATGAAAAGGAAAAGGTAATGCTTGACCCGGAGTGGATCACCTGCAAAATCGAGGATATTCAACTGCAATAG